One window from the genome of Grus americana isolate bGruAme1 chromosome 2, bGruAme1.mat, whole genome shotgun sequence encodes:
- the ANKRD28 gene encoding serine/threonine-protein phosphatase 6 regulatory ankyrin repeat subunit A isoform X5: protein MVFLKLREQPPLVQAIFNGDPDEVRALIFKKEDVNFQDNEKRTPLHAAAYLGDAEIIELLILSGARVNAKDSKWLTPLHRAVASCSEDAVQVLLKHSADVNARDKNWQTPLHIAAANKAVKCAEALVPLLSNVNVSDRAGRTALHHAAFSGHVEMVSLLLSRGANINAFDKKDRRAIHWAAYMGHIEVVKLLVAHGAEVTCKDKKSYTPLHAAASSGMISVVKYLLDLGVDMNEPNAYGNTPLHVACYNGQDVVVNELIDCGANVNQMNEKGFTPLHFAAASTHGALCLELLVCNGADVNMKSKDGKTPLHMTAIHGRFSRSQTIIQNGAEIDCEDKNGNTPLHIAARYGHELLINTLITSGADTAKRGIHGMFPLHLAALSGFSDCCRKLLSSGFDIDTPDDFGRTCLHAAAAGGNLECLNLLLNTGADFNKKDRFGRTPLHYAAANCNYQCLFALVGSGASVNDLDERGCTPLHYAAASDTDGKCLEYLLRNDANPGIRDKQGYNAVHYSAAYGHRLCLELIASETPLDVLMETSGTDMLNDSDNRAPISPLHLAAYHGHHQALEVLVQSLLDLDVRNNNGRTPLDLAAFKGHVECVDVLINQGASILVKDYVVKRTPIHAAATNGHSECLRLLIGNAEPQNAVDIQDGNGQTPLMLSVLNGHTDCVYSLLNKGANVDAKDKWGRTALHRGAVTGHEECVEALLQHGAKSLLRDCRGRTPIHLSAACGHIGVLGALLQSATSADAVPAIADNHGYTSLHWACYNGHDSCVELLLEQEVFQKMEGNSFTPLHCAVINDNEGAAEMLIDTLGAGIVNSTDSKGRTPLHAAAFTDHVECLQLLLSHNAQVNAVDSSGKTPLMMAAENGQTNTVEVLVSSAKADLTLQDSSKNTALHLACSKGHETSALLILEKITDRNLINATNAALQTLHTSFGLCTQ, encoded by the exons gAGCTAGAGTTAATGCCAAAGACAGCAAATGGTTAACTCCTTTACACAGAGCTGTGGCATCTTGTAGTGag GATGCTGTTCAGGTGTTGTTAAAGCATTCAGCGGATGTCAATGCTCGTGATAAAAACTGGCAGACGCCCCTACATATCGCAGCTGCAAATAAAGCTGTGAAATGTGCTGAAGCTTTGGTGCCTCTTCTAAGCAATGTAAACGTGTCTGATCGAGCAGGTAGAACTGCATTGCATCATGCAGCCTTCAGTGGACATGTTGAG ATGGTCAGCTTACTGTTGTCTAGAGGGGCCAATATTAACGCATTTGACAAGAAAGACAGACGAGCTATACATTGGGCAGCATATATGG GTCATATTGAAGTTGTGAAATTACTTGTGGCCCATGGAGCTGAAGTGACATGCAAAGACAAGAAATCATATACACCCTTACATGCTGCAGCATCTAGTGGGATGATCAGTGTAGTCAAATATCTTCTAGACCTTGGAGTTGAT aTGAACGAACCAAATGCCTATGGAAATACTCCTCTCCATGTAGCTTGCTACAACGGGCAAGATGTTGTAGTGAATGAACTCATAGATTGCGGTGCTAATGTAAATCAAATGAATGAGAAGGGGTTTACACCTTTGCACTTTGCTGCTGCATCAACACATGGAGCATTGTGTCTAGAGCTTTTGGTCTGTAATGGAGCAGATGTAAATATGAAG agtaAAGATGGGAAAACACCTTTGCACATGACAGCAATCCATGGTAGATTTTCAAGATCTCAAACCATCATTCAAAATG GAGCTGAAATAGACTGTGAAGATAAGAATGGAAATACTCCTTTGCACATAGCAGCTAGATACGGCCATGAGCTATTAATCAACACTCTGATTACGAGTGGTGCTGACACTGCAAA GCGGGGTATACATGGGATGTTTCCTCTCCATTTGGCAGCATTAAGTGGATTTTCAGACTGCTGCAGAAAACTCCTCTCATCAG GTTTTGACATTGACACACCAGATGACTTTGGCAGGACTTGTCTTcatgcagctgcagctggagg GAATTTGGAGTGCCTAAATCTGCTGCTAAATACTGGTGCAGACTTCAACAAAAAGGACAGATTTGGGAG AACTCCACTCCATTATGCTGCTGCCAATTGTAATTATCAGTGCCTGTTTGCCCTTGTGGGGTCTGGAGCTAGTGTGAATGACCTTGATGAGAGGGGTTGTACACCTCTGCACTACGCAGCTGCATCAGACACAGATGGAAA GTGCCTGGAATACTTGCTAAGAAACGATGCCAATCCGGGGATCCGAGACAAACAAGGATACAATGCAGTTCATTATTCAGCTGCTTATGGTCATCGCTTATGTCTTGAATTG ATTGCAAGCGAAACGCCTCTAGATGTT CTAATGGAAACATCAGGTACTGACATGCTGAATGATTCGGACAACAGAGCACCTATAAGTCCACTGCATTTAGCT GCCTATCATGGCCACCATCAAGCGCTGGAGGTGCTGGTACAGTCACTGCTGGACCTTGATGTGAGGAATAATAACGGCAGGACACCATTGGATCTTGCTGCCTTTAAGGGACACGTGGAATGTGTAGATGTGCTCATTAATCAGGGAGCATCAATCTTGGTGAAAGATTACGTTGTAAAGAGGACCCCAATACATGCTGCAG CTACGAATGGTCACTCAGAATGTTTGCGGCTATTGATAGGAAATGCAGAACCACAGAATGCAGTGGACATTCAAGATGGAAATGGACA GACTCCCCTGATGTTGTCAGTTCTCAATGGGCACACCGACTGCGTTTATTCACTCCTTAACAAAGGAGCAAATGTAGATGCCAAAGATAAGTGGGGAAGGACAGCATTACATAGAGGG GCAGTTACCGGGCACGAGGAATGTGTGGAAGCATTGCTTCAACATGGTGCTAAGTCCTTATTACGAGACTGTAGGGGGCGAACCCCTATACACTTGTCAGCTGCATGTGGACATATAGGTGTTCTAGGAGCTCTCCTGCAGTCAGCTACATCTGCGGATGCAGTACCTGCAATAGCAGACAATCACGGCTACACATCACTGCATTGGGCCTGCTATAATG GTCATGACAGTTGTGTAGAGCTCCTCCTGGAACAAGAAGTTTTccagaaaatggaaggaaattcTTTCACTCCGTTGCATTGTGCTGT GATAAATGATAATGAAGGTGCTGCAGAAATGTTAATTGATACGCTAGGTGCTGGTATTGTAAACTCAACAGATTCAAAAGGAAG AACTCCTCTTCATGCAGCAGCTTTTACAGATCACGTTGAGTGTCTACAGCTTCTGCTCAGTCACAATGCTCAAGTAAATGCTGTAGATTCTTCGGGGAAAACACCTTTAATGATGGCTGCAGAAAATGGACAGACGAATACAGTTG AGGTGCTGGTTAGCAGTGCTAAAGCTGATCTGACTTTGCAAGACAGTTCTAAGAACACAGCACTCCATTTGGCTTGCAGCAAG GGTCATGAAACTAGTGCCTTGTTAATACTGGAGAAGATTACGGATAGAAACCTCATCAATGCCACCAATGCAGCCTTGCAAAC
- the ANKRD28 gene encoding serine/threonine-protein phosphatase 6 regulatory ankyrin repeat subunit A isoform X4 produces the protein MVSLLLSRGANINAFDKKDRRAIHWAAYMGHIEVVKLLVAHGAEVTCKDKKSYTPLHAAASSGMISVVKYLLDLGVDMNEPNAYGNTPLHVACYNGQDVVVNELIDCGANVNQMNEKGFTPLHFAAASTHGALCLELLVCNGADVNMKSKDGKTPLHMTAIHGRFSRSQTIIQNGAEIDCEDKNGNTPLHIAARYGHELLINTLITSGADTAKRGIHGMFPLHLAALSGFSDCCRKLLSSGFDIDTPDDFGRTCLHAAAAGGNLECLNLLLNTGADFNKKDRFGRTPLHYAAANCNYQCLFALVGSGASVNDLDERGCTPLHYAAASDTDGKCLEYLLRNDANPGIRDKQGYNAVHYSAAYGHRLCLELIASETPLDVLMETSGTDMLNDSDNRAPISPLHLAAYHGHHQALEVLVQSLLDLDVRNNNGRTPLDLAAFKGHVECVDVLINQGASILVKDYVVKRTPIHAAATNGHSECLRLLIGNAEPQNAVDIQDGNGQTPLMLSVLNGHTDCVYSLLNKGANVDAKDKWGRTALHRGAVTGHEECVEALLQHGAKSLLRDCRGRTPIHLSAACGHIGVLGALLQSATSADAVPAIADNHGYTSLHWACYNGHDSCVELLLEQEVFQKMEGNSFTPLHCAVINDNEGAAEMLIDTLGAGIVNSTDSKGRTPLHAAAFTDHVECLQLLLSHNAQVNAVDSSGKTPLMMAAENGQTNTVEVLVSSAKADLTLQDSSKNTALHLACSKGHETSALLILEKITDRNLINATNAALQTLHTSFGLCTQ, from the exons ATGGTCAGCTTACTGTTGTCTAGAGGGGCCAATATTAACGCATTTGACAAGAAAGACAGACGAGCTATACATTGGGCAGCATATATGG GTCATATTGAAGTTGTGAAATTACTTGTGGCCCATGGAGCTGAAGTGACATGCAAAGACAAGAAATCATATACACCCTTACATGCTGCAGCATCTAGTGGGATGATCAGTGTAGTCAAATATCTTCTAGACCTTGGAGTTGAT aTGAACGAACCAAATGCCTATGGAAATACTCCTCTCCATGTAGCTTGCTACAACGGGCAAGATGTTGTAGTGAATGAACTCATAGATTGCGGTGCTAATGTAAATCAAATGAATGAGAAGGGGTTTACACCTTTGCACTTTGCTGCTGCATCAACACATGGAGCATTGTGTCTAGAGCTTTTGGTCTGTAATGGAGCAGATGTAAATATGAAG agtaAAGATGGGAAAACACCTTTGCACATGACAGCAATCCATGGTAGATTTTCAAGATCTCAAACCATCATTCAAAATG GAGCTGAAATAGACTGTGAAGATAAGAATGGAAATACTCCTTTGCACATAGCAGCTAGATACGGCCATGAGCTATTAATCAACACTCTGATTACGAGTGGTGCTGACACTGCAAA GCGGGGTATACATGGGATGTTTCCTCTCCATTTGGCAGCATTAAGTGGATTTTCAGACTGCTGCAGAAAACTCCTCTCATCAG GTTTTGACATTGACACACCAGATGACTTTGGCAGGACTTGTCTTcatgcagctgcagctggagg GAATTTGGAGTGCCTAAATCTGCTGCTAAATACTGGTGCAGACTTCAACAAAAAGGACAGATTTGGGAG AACTCCACTCCATTATGCTGCTGCCAATTGTAATTATCAGTGCCTGTTTGCCCTTGTGGGGTCTGGAGCTAGTGTGAATGACCTTGATGAGAGGGGTTGTACACCTCTGCACTACGCAGCTGCATCAGACACAGATGGAAA GTGCCTGGAATACTTGCTAAGAAACGATGCCAATCCGGGGATCCGAGACAAACAAGGATACAATGCAGTTCATTATTCAGCTGCTTATGGTCATCGCTTATGTCTTGAATTG ATTGCAAGCGAAACGCCTCTAGATGTT CTAATGGAAACATCAGGTACTGACATGCTGAATGATTCGGACAACAGAGCACCTATAAGTCCACTGCATTTAGCT GCCTATCATGGCCACCATCAAGCGCTGGAGGTGCTGGTACAGTCACTGCTGGACCTTGATGTGAGGAATAATAACGGCAGGACACCATTGGATCTTGCTGCCTTTAAGGGACACGTGGAATGTGTAGATGTGCTCATTAATCAGGGAGCATCAATCTTGGTGAAAGATTACGTTGTAAAGAGGACCCCAATACATGCTGCAG CTACGAATGGTCACTCAGAATGTTTGCGGCTATTGATAGGAAATGCAGAACCACAGAATGCAGTGGACATTCAAGATGGAAATGGACA GACTCCCCTGATGTTGTCAGTTCTCAATGGGCACACCGACTGCGTTTATTCACTCCTTAACAAAGGAGCAAATGTAGATGCCAAAGATAAGTGGGGAAGGACAGCATTACATAGAGGG GCAGTTACCGGGCACGAGGAATGTGTGGAAGCATTGCTTCAACATGGTGCTAAGTCCTTATTACGAGACTGTAGGGGGCGAACCCCTATACACTTGTCAGCTGCATGTGGACATATAGGTGTTCTAGGAGCTCTCCTGCAGTCAGCTACATCTGCGGATGCAGTACCTGCAATAGCAGACAATCACGGCTACACATCACTGCATTGGGCCTGCTATAATG GTCATGACAGTTGTGTAGAGCTCCTCCTGGAACAAGAAGTTTTccagaaaatggaaggaaattcTTTCACTCCGTTGCATTGTGCTGT GATAAATGATAATGAAGGTGCTGCAGAAATGTTAATTGATACGCTAGGTGCTGGTATTGTAAACTCAACAGATTCAAAAGGAAG AACTCCTCTTCATGCAGCAGCTTTTACAGATCACGTTGAGTGTCTACAGCTTCTGCTCAGTCACAATGCTCAAGTAAATGCTGTAGATTCTTCGGGGAAAACACCTTTAATGATGGCTGCAGAAAATGGACAGACGAATACAGTTG AGGTGCTGGTTAGCAGTGCTAAAGCTGATCTGACTTTGCAAGACAGTTCTAAGAACACAGCACTCCATTTGGCTTGCAGCAAG GGTCATGAAACTAGTGCCTTGTTAATACTGGAGAAGATTACGGATAGAAACCTCATCAATGCCACCAATGCAGCCTTGCAAAC